Within the Solibacillus silvestris genome, the region TTGTTCGTGATGAAATTCTCGCTTCGTTCCTTTAAGAAAATTGAACAAGGGAAAGTATCGGAGGCTGTAACATTATGAACGGACTGCACCCTGAACTATTTGAAAGTATTAATCGTAAATTAAAAAATTTTCGTACCTTCGAGCAGCTGATCATGAACAGAACATTTGTCCATTTTTCAGAGCAAAATTACCAACTTGAAAATTGCTCAATCGAAGAAATGATGATAGGAAATATACGAGTCATCCGTATACAGCCGAAGAATGCAGTACAAAATATGCCAGGCTTTATTTGGTTTCATGGCGGGGGTATGGTGTTCGGCAGTCCGGATGACAGCTTACCTTATGTAACAGATTTTGTACATAACTTCCAAGCGGTAGTGTTCATCCCGCAATATCGTCTCGCTCCGGAAAATCCTTATCCTGCTGCTTTAGAAGACGGGTATGAGCTGTTAAAGTGGATTAGTGAACATGCAAGTAGTCTGAATATAGATCCAATGAAAATAATTGTAAGTGGTGGCAGTGCCGGGGGAAATTTGGCATTGGCCATTGCTTTAAAATCACGAGATGAAATAGGGCCAAAAATAGCAGCGGTTTTACCGTTGTACCCGATGCTGGATGCAAAAGAAAGGCCATTTCATAAAAAGTTTACTTCACCTGCTATATGGAATGCAGAAAAAAATAAAAAAAGTTGGCGTGCTTATTTACCGGGTACCGACAATATTTCTCCATACGCATCGCCTTTTTATGCGAATGTTGAAGGACTTCCGCCTGTTTATACATTTATCGGAACTCACGATTTATTTTACGAGGAAGTATGTGAGTTTGTGGATAAGCTACAGCAAGCCCGTGTACAAGTCCAATTTGATATTTATCAAGGGTGTACACACGGATTTGATTTAGAAGAAATACCTATTGCCCGTGAAGCGAAAAACCGGCTTTTAAATATTACTTCGAAATTATTAAAGTAACCGCAATATGGAGGCCCGTAGTATTTTTCACGGACCTCCACTTTTTATGCCAATCCACTATATGGATAAAGCAAATTATTAGGATACACAATTTCTTTTTGGTTTTTTACAAACATAGCCCCATCATCTATGAACACATCTTGCGTGACAGGAAGCTTTATATCATCCGGTGTAAAGCACAGCCTGATCTGTTCAGATTGAATTGGTAAACAACCGAGTATTTCTTGTATATTAACCGGCTCTTTAGAAATCACATCAATTAACTCCGCATGTTGGGCTGTTTCATTTAAAATGACAAATGCCTGAAACTTTGGCACATAGTAAATACAATCCTGGTATTGTGTCAATGCATGGAACATCACAATATTTTCATTTTGAACCATACTCATTTTCTGACTAACAGGTTTTCTAAAAACAGTTGTTTCATAAAATATGTTTCTTGTCGGTTTATCTTCCAAGTTAACTTTCTTTACTTCTGTATAAACCGGTTCAATGTCTTTTTTATCCACAGTAAATGTAGATTGCGTCCGAGTTTCAAAACCAAACTTCGGATAAAAGTCCAATACTGTTTTGTTTGCAAACAAGTATATGATATTTGCATCCACATGATCTTCCATAACTTTTTCCATAAGCTGACGCGATAATCCTTTTCCTTGGAATGTTGGATTTGTCATAACAGTTCCGATTTGAACTGCTTTATACTGCCTGCCATCCAAAATCATCGTTCCATGACTGGTAGAAACATTGGCTACTATTTCACCATCCACTTCAAATACATAAGGACAATATGTATCGTTCCAATACCCTAGCTCATCCCATTGTCTAAAATTCAAACCAAAAGTATCATTTGCCAGTTTAAAGAAACTCCCTTTCAACTGCGGATTAAGGCGCACAGCTTCCCCTTTTATGAAATTCACTGCAATCCCTCCTTTTTAAAATTTTCGTAAATTATTTTTCCTTCTGAAACAGTTAATACAACTTCTTCGTTTTCGTTAACTATATAAAAGTCAGCATCTTTACCAATTTCAATTGACCCTTTATTTTCAAACAACCCTAACAGCTTTGCACTGTTAGTTGCAGTCAGCTTAGCTAGTGTCACATTTGATAATCCGAGCCAGTCTTTCATATTTTTTCGGGCCTTGTTTAAATTCAGCGTACTTCCAGCAAGCGCGTCACTCCCGACTAATTTACATAAGCCATCTTCTACCCGGACTTGTTGTCCACCTAAATCATAAATACCGTCTGTTAATCCGGTTGCGCGCATACTGTCTGATATTAATATCATTCGGTCTTCACCAATCTTGTCGTAAATAAAGCGAATCATGTCCGGATGAATATGAAATCCGTCAGCAATAATTTCCAGCATACACTCACTTTGCAGTAATGCGACCTGCAAGCCGGGCTCCCTATGATGGATCGGCCTCATCCCATTACAAAAATGAGTGGCATTCTGAATAAGCTGTTGTCTCAATAATACCTTTGTCTCATCATAGGTGGCATCTGAGTGACCAATGGATGCTACAATGCCGTTATGTTTTAAGTACGTTGCAAGCTTATGGCCTTTATCTAGCTCTGCCGCTAGTGTAACAAGCTTAATTTCGTATTGGGCAGACCTGTTTAGATGGTCAAATATTTCTACAGAAGGTTTTATAATAAACTGATCGGACTGTGCCCCTTTTTGAATCGGGCTAATGAAAGGACCTTCTAAATGTATGCCTGCAATTTTTGCACCTTTTACATTGTTTTTCATATTCGCAATCGCTTGTACAACACGCTCGATTTGATTTTCTTCCGCAGTCATCGTTGTCGCTAAAAAGGTTGTCACCCCGTGTTTTGCAAGTGCCGTACTTATCGTATTTAGACTGCTTTCCGTTCCGTCCATTACATCAGCACCTGATATTCCGTGAATATGCTGATCAATCATCCCCGGCATCATTTTATAAGCTGTCTTTGTTTCTACCAGATCGACCTTTTCAGGTAATTCATCCCTTTTGCAAAACTGAACTATTTTTCCACCTTCAATTACAGCGTAACAATCATCCTCTATCCGCTGTTCCCGGATAATTTGGAGTGGTCCAATACACCATGTTTTTTCCATGAACATTTCCCCCCTCTACCTCGCCTTATATATTCCCCATTATTAGCCTATACTTGTCATTTTTCAAGAAAATTCCTTTTTTAGCCAAAATAAAACGGCAGTCCAATTTAAAAATGGACTGCCGTTTCTAAGAAGAAATTAACGTTTATTAATTTCTTCCATTAAGATTTGGTTTGTTAATTGTGGGTTTGCTTGACCTTTAGAAGCTTTCATAATTTGTCCAAGAAGTGCTTTAATCGCACGGTCCTTACCAGCTTTGAAGTCTTCTACTGATTTTGCATCATTATCAAGAACAGTTGTTACGAAACCACGGATTACTTCCGGATCAGAAATTTGAACTAAGCCTTTTTCCTTCACAATTTTCGCAGCGTCTCCACCATTCGTTACTAACTCAGTGAATACTTTTTTCGCGATTTTAGAAGAAATTGTACCGTCCGAAATTAATTTCACCATACCAGCCAAGTTTTCCGGTGTTAGAGCTGTATTTTTCAGCTCTTTTTGTTCTGCATTTAAGTATGCAGAAATATCACCCATTAACCAGTTAGCTGATAATTTCGCATCAGCACCTGCGTTTACAGTTGCATCAAAGAAATCTGAAATCTCTTTGTTTACTACAAGTACGTTTGCATCATAATCATTTAAGCCTAATTCAGAAACATAACGTGCTTTACGAGCATCCGGTAATTCTGGAATCTCGTTACGTACGCGCTCTACCCATTCATCAGAAATTGAAAGACGCACTAAGTCCGGCTCTGGGAAGTAACGGTAATCATCTGTACCTTCTTTAACACGCATAAGAATTGTTTTACCTGTTTTCTCATCAAAACGGCGTGTTTCCTGCTCAATAACGCCACCAGCCATTAATACTTCTGCTTGGCGGATTTCTTCGTGCTCTAAACCACGACGGACAAAGTTGAATGAGTTTAAGTTTTTAAGCTCCGTTTTCGTACCGAACTCTTCTTGACCGTATGGACGGATTGAAATGTTCGCATCACAACGAAGAGAACCTTCCTCCATACGTACGTCAGAAACGCCTGTATATTGGATGATTGATTTTACTTTTTCAAGATAAGCATACGCTTCGTCTGGCGTGCGGATATCCGGCTCAGAAACGATTTCTACTAATGGCGTAC harbors:
- a CDS encoding esterase, which codes for MNGLHPELFESINRKLKNFRTFEQLIMNRTFVHFSEQNYQLENCSIEEMMIGNIRVIRIQPKNAVQNMPGFIWFHGGGMVFGSPDDSLPYVTDFVHNFQAVVFIPQYRLAPENPYPAALEDGYELLKWISEHASSLNIDPMKIIVSGGSAGGNLALAIALKSRDEIGPKIAAVLPLYPMLDAKERPFHKKFTSPAIWNAEKNKKSWRAYLPGTDNISPYASPFYANVEGLPPVYTFIGTHDLFYEEVCEFVDKLQQARVQVQFDIYQGCTHGFDLEEIPIAREAKNRLLNITSKLLK
- a CDS encoding histone acetyltransferase; amino-acid sequence: MNFIKGEAVRLNPQLKGSFFKLANDTFGLNFRQWDELGYWNDTYCPYVFEVDGEIVANVSTSHGTMILDGRQYKAVQIGTVMTNPTFQGKGLSRQLMEKVMEDHVDANIIYLFANKTVLDFYPKFGFETRTQSTFTVDKKDIEPVYTEVKKVNLEDKPTRNIFYETTVFRKPVSQKMSMVQNENIVMFHALTQYQDCIYYVPKFQAFVILNETAQHAELIDVISKEPVNIQEILGCLPIQSEQIRLCFTPDDIKLPVTQDVFIDDGAMFVKNQKEIVYPNNLLYPYSGLA
- a CDS encoding N-acetylglucosamine-6-phosphate deacetylase, whose translation is MEKTWCIGPLQIIREQRIEDDCYAVIEGGKIVQFCKRDELPEKVDLVETKTAYKMMPGMIDQHIHGISGADVMDGTESSLNTISTALAKHGVTTFLATTMTAEENQIERVVQAIANMKNNVKGAKIAGIHLEGPFISPIQKGAQSDQFIIKPSVEIFDHLNRSAQYEIKLVTLAAELDKGHKLATYLKHNGIVASIGHSDATYDETKVLLRQQLIQNATHFCNGMRPIHHREPGLQVALLQSECMLEIIADGFHIHPDMIRFIYDKIGEDRMILISDSMRATGLTDGIYDLGGQQVRVEDGLCKLVGSDALAGSTLNLNKARKNMKDWLGLSNVTLAKLTATNSAKLLGLFENKGSIEIGKDADFYIVNENEEVVLTVSEGKIIYENFKKEGLQ
- a CDS encoding aspartyl/glutamyl-tRNA amidotransferase subunit B yields the protein MNFETVIGLEIHVELKTNSKIFSSSPNHFGAEPNTNTTVIDLGYPGVLPVLNKQVVDYAMRASLALNMEIEQETKFDRKNYFYPDNPKAYQISQFDKPIGKNGWVEIEIPAKGDTPGYKKKIGITRLHMEEDAGKLTHADGYSLVDLNRQGTPLVEIVSEPDIRTPDEAYAYLEKVKSIIQYTGVSDVRMEEGSLRCDANISIRPYGQEEFGTKTELKNLNSFNFVRRGLEHEEIRQAEVLMAGGVIEQETRRFDEKTGKTILMRVKEGTDDYRYFPEPDLVRLSISDEWVERVRNEIPELPDARKARYVSELGLNDYDANVLVVNKEISDFFDATVNAGADAKLSANWLMGDISAYLNAEQKELKNTALTPENLAGMVKLISDGTISSKIAKKVFTELVTNGGDAAKIVKEKGLVQISDPEVIRGFVTTVLDNDAKSVEDFKAGKDRAIKALLGQIMKASKGQANPQLTNQILMEEINKR